A window from Malania oleifera isolate guangnan ecotype guangnan chromosome 7, ASM2987363v1, whole genome shotgun sequence encodes these proteins:
- the LOC131160875 gene encoding uncharacterized protein LOC131160875 has product MDMLYRALESNIFHEVTAYTCVRDMWEELDRKYGETLEKETTTLEISSSNDQEVANCNVPCDNIAINVCNNSNDEYYDNACNESGSVDPMNISSAPPSDDASDEESEEDKEDDESTKDDVAADDDVVDDDTTDDDAVVDD; this is encoded by the exons ATGGATATGCTTTATCGTGCTTTAGaatctaacatttttcatgaaGTTACGGCATATACATGTGTAAGAGATAtgtgggaagaacttgataggaagtATGGAGAAACCTTGGAGAAAGAAACCACCACTCTAGAAATAtcaagttcaaatgatcaagaggTGGCTAATTGCAA TGTCCCTTGTGACAATATTGCTATTAATGTatgcaataattcaaatgatgAATATTATGACAATGCTTGTAATGAATCAG GTAGTGTAGATCCCATGAACATCAGCTCTGCACCTCCTAGTGATGATGCATCTGATGAAGAATCTGAGGAAGacaaagaagatgatgaaagtacTAAAGATGATGTTGCCGCTGATGATGATGTAGTTGATGATGATACAACTGATGATGATGCAGTTGTTGATGATTGA